One segment of Neodiprion fabricii isolate iyNeoFabr1 chromosome 1, iyNeoFabr1.1, whole genome shotgun sequence DNA contains the following:
- the LOC124188114 gene encoding stress-activated protein kinase JNK isoform X1, with protein sequence MENAVNALAGGNIRAGYRRYVSGDTELCIPERYVDVAPRGVGAQGIVCAAYDTVTAQNVAIKKLSRPFQNVTHAKRAYREFKLMKLVNHKNIIGLLNAFTPQRSLDEFQDVYLVMELMDANLCQVIQMDLDHERMSYLLYQMLCGIKHLHSAGIIHRDLKPSNIVVKSDCTLKILDFGLARTAGTTFMMTPYVVTRYYRAPEVILGMGYKENVDIWSVGCIMGEMIRGGVLFPGTDHIDQWNKIIEQLGTPAAEFMQRLQPTVRNYVENRPRYPGYPFDRLFPDVLFPSDSSEHNRLKGRASQARDLLSRMLVIDPERRISVDDALLHNYINVWYDEGEVNAPAPGPYDHSVDEREHTVDQWKELIYQEVMEYETSHNPVAVAQPADSAGSR encoded by the exons ATGGAAAATGCGGTGAACGCTTTGGCCGGTGGAAACATCAGAGCCGGATATCGTCGGTACGTTTCCGGTGACACGGAACTCTGCATTCCTGAGCGTTACGTCGACGTCGCGCCACGAGGCGTCGGCGCTCAAGGTATCGTTTG TGCGGCCTACGATACAGTGACAGCGCAAAATGTAGCCATCAAGAAGCTGTCCAGACCGTTTCAGAATGTAACACACGCGAAACGAGCTTACAGGGAATTCAAGCTCATGAAACTCGTGAACCATAAAAAC ATCATCGGACTTCTGAATGCATTCACACCTCAACGATCCTTGGACGAGTTCCAAGACGTCTACCTCGTTATGGAGCTGATGGATGCCAATCTGTGCCAGGTGATCCAAATGGATTTGGATCACGAACGCATGTCCTATCTCCTGTATCAGATGCTCTGTGGAATCAAGCACTTACATTCCGCTGGCATTATTCATAGG GATTTAAAGCCGAGCAATATTGTTGTGAAATCGGATTGTACCCTGAAAATATTGGACTTTGGTCTGGCCAGGACTGCCGGCACAACGTTCATGATGACGCCGTACGTCGTGACGCGATATTATCGAGCACCCGAG GTAATTCTTGGCATGGGATACAAAGAGAACGTGGATATCTGGTCGGTCGGATGCATTATGGGAGAGATGATTCGAGGTGGCGTCTTGTTCCCCGGAACCGATCACATTGATCAGTGGAACAAAATCATTG AGCAATTAGGAACACCCGCAGCAGAGTTTATGCAACGACTGCAGCCGACGGTGAGGAATTACGTTGAAAACAGGCCGAGATATCCTGGATATCCTTTCGACAGGCTTTTCCCAGACGTCTTGTTTCCGTCAGATTCCTCTGAACACAACAGGCTAAAAGGTAGAG CGAGTCAAGCCAGAGACCTTCTTTCACGTATGCTTGTCATCGATCCCGAGCGACGAATCTCTGTGGATGATGCGCTGCTGCATAACTACATCAACGTCTGGTATGACGAAGGAGAAGTTAACGCt CCTGCACCTGGACCGTATGATCACAGCGTCGATGAGAGGGAACACACCGTGGATCAGTGGAAGGAGTTAATTTATCAAGAAGTAATGGAATACGAAACAAGCCATAACCCAGTTGCCGTTGCACAACCCGCAGATTCAGCTGGATCACGGTAG
- the LOC124188114 gene encoding stress-activated protein kinase JNK isoform X2, producing the protein MPYLGPDMTSRLSALFYTVEVGDTKFTILKRYQNLKPIGSGAQGIVCAAYDTVTAQNVAIKKLSRPFQNVTHAKRAYREFKLMKLVNHKNIIGLLNAFTPQRSLDEFQDVYLVMELMDANLCQVIQMDLDHERMSYLLYQMLCGIKHLHSAGIIHRDLKPSNIVVKSDCTLKILDFGLARTAGTTFMMTPYVVTRYYRAPEVILGMGYKENVDIWSVGCIMGEMIRGGVLFPGTDHIDQWNKIIEQLGTPAAEFMQRLQPTVRNYVENRPRYPGYPFDRLFPDVLFPSDSSEHNRLKGRASQARDLLSRMLVIDPERRISVDDALLHNYINVWYDEGEVNAPAPGPYDHSVDEREHTVDQWKELIYQEVMEYETSHNPVAVAQPADSAGSR; encoded by the exons ATGCCTTACCTGGGGCCTGACATGACATCCCGGCTGTCAGCCTTGTTCTACACGGTCGAGGTCGGGGACACAAAGTTCACCATCCTCAAACGCTACCAAAACCTCAAGCCAATTGGATCCGGAGCCCAGGGTATCGTCTG TGCGGCCTACGATACAGTGACAGCGCAAAATGTAGCCATCAAGAAGCTGTCCAGACCGTTTCAGAATGTAACACACGCGAAACGAGCTTACAGGGAATTCAAGCTCATGAAACTCGTGAACCATAAAAAC ATCATCGGACTTCTGAATGCATTCACACCTCAACGATCCTTGGACGAGTTCCAAGACGTCTACCTCGTTATGGAGCTGATGGATGCCAATCTGTGCCAGGTGATCCAAATGGATTTGGATCACGAACGCATGTCCTATCTCCTGTATCAGATGCTCTGTGGAATCAAGCACTTACATTCCGCTGGCATTATTCATAGG GATTTAAAGCCGAGCAATATTGTTGTGAAATCGGATTGTACCCTGAAAATATTGGACTTTGGTCTGGCCAGGACTGCCGGCACAACGTTCATGATGACGCCGTACGTCGTGACGCGATATTATCGAGCACCCGAG GTAATTCTTGGCATGGGATACAAAGAGAACGTGGATATCTGGTCGGTCGGATGCATTATGGGAGAGATGATTCGAGGTGGCGTCTTGTTCCCCGGAACCGATCACATTGATCAGTGGAACAAAATCATTG AGCAATTAGGAACACCCGCAGCAGAGTTTATGCAACGACTGCAGCCGACGGTGAGGAATTACGTTGAAAACAGGCCGAGATATCCTGGATATCCTTTCGACAGGCTTTTCCCAGACGTCTTGTTTCCGTCAGATTCCTCTGAACACAACAGGCTAAAAGGTAGAG CGAGTCAAGCCAGAGACCTTCTTTCACGTATGCTTGTCATCGATCCCGAGCGACGAATCTCTGTGGATGATGCGCTGCTGCATAACTACATCAACGTCTGGTATGACGAAGGAGAAGTTAACGCt CCTGCACCTGGACCGTATGATCACAGCGTCGATGAGAGGGAACACACCGTGGATCAGTGGAAGGAGTTAATTTATCAAGAAGTAATGGAATACGAAACAAGCCATAACCCAGTTGCCGTTGCACAACCCGCAGATTCAGCTGGATCACGGTAG
- the LOC124188114 gene encoding stress-activated protein kinase JNK isoform X3, giving the protein MENAVNALAGGNIRAGYRRYVSGDTELCIPERYVDVAPRGVGAQGIVCAAYDTVTAQNVAIKKLSRPFQNVTHAKRAYREFKLMKLVNHKNIIGLLNAFTPQRSLDEFQDVYLVMELMDANLCQVIQMDLDHERMSYLLYQMLCGIKHLHSAGIIHRDLKPSNIVVKSDCTLKILDFGLARTAGTTFMMTPYVVTRYYRAPEVILGMGYKENVDIWSVGCIMGEMIRGGVLFPGTDHIDQWNKIIEQLGTPAAEFMQRLQPTVRNYVENRPRYPGYPFDRLFPDVLFPSDSSEHNRLKASQARDLLSRMLVIDPERRISVDDALLHNYINVWYDEGEVNAPAPGPYDHSVDEREHTVDQWKELIYQEVMEYETSHNPVAVAQPADSAGSR; this is encoded by the exons ATGGAAAATGCGGTGAACGCTTTGGCCGGTGGAAACATCAGAGCCGGATATCGTCGGTACGTTTCCGGTGACACGGAACTCTGCATTCCTGAGCGTTACGTCGACGTCGCGCCACGAGGCGTCGGCGCTCAAGGTATCGTTTG TGCGGCCTACGATACAGTGACAGCGCAAAATGTAGCCATCAAGAAGCTGTCCAGACCGTTTCAGAATGTAACACACGCGAAACGAGCTTACAGGGAATTCAAGCTCATGAAACTCGTGAACCATAAAAAC ATCATCGGACTTCTGAATGCATTCACACCTCAACGATCCTTGGACGAGTTCCAAGACGTCTACCTCGTTATGGAGCTGATGGATGCCAATCTGTGCCAGGTGATCCAAATGGATTTGGATCACGAACGCATGTCCTATCTCCTGTATCAGATGCTCTGTGGAATCAAGCACTTACATTCCGCTGGCATTATTCATAGG GATTTAAAGCCGAGCAATATTGTTGTGAAATCGGATTGTACCCTGAAAATATTGGACTTTGGTCTGGCCAGGACTGCCGGCACAACGTTCATGATGACGCCGTACGTCGTGACGCGATATTATCGAGCACCCGAG GTAATTCTTGGCATGGGATACAAAGAGAACGTGGATATCTGGTCGGTCGGATGCATTATGGGAGAGATGATTCGAGGTGGCGTCTTGTTCCCCGGAACCGATCACATTGATCAGTGGAACAAAATCATTG AGCAATTAGGAACACCCGCAGCAGAGTTTATGCAACGACTGCAGCCGACGGTGAGGAATTACGTTGAAAACAGGCCGAGATATCCTGGATATCCTTTCGACAGGCTTTTCCCAGACGTCTTGTTTCCGTCAGATTCCTCTGAACACAACAGGCTAAAAG CGAGTCAAGCCAGAGACCTTCTTTCACGTATGCTTGTCATCGATCCCGAGCGACGAATCTCTGTGGATGATGCGCTGCTGCATAACTACATCAACGTCTGGTATGACGAAGGAGAAGTTAACGCt CCTGCACCTGGACCGTATGATCACAGCGTCGATGAGAGGGAACACACCGTGGATCAGTGGAAGGAGTTAATTTATCAAGAAGTAATGGAATACGAAACAAGCCATAACCCAGTTGCCGTTGCACAACCCGCAGATTCAGCTGGATCACGGTAG
- the LOC124188114 gene encoding stress-activated protein kinase JNK isoform X4, giving the protein MPYLGPDMTSRLSALFYTVEVGDTKFTILKRYQNLKPIGSGAQGIVCAAYDTVTAQNVAIKKLSRPFQNVTHAKRAYREFKLMKLVNHKNIIGLLNAFTPQRSLDEFQDVYLVMELMDANLCQVIQMDLDHERMSYLLYQMLCGIKHLHSAGIIHRDLKPSNIVVKSDCTLKILDFGLARTAGTTFMMTPYVVTRYYRAPEVILGMGYKENVDIWSVGCIMGEMIRGGVLFPGTDHIDQWNKIIEQLGTPAAEFMQRLQPTVRNYVENRPRYPGYPFDRLFPDVLFPSDSSEHNRLKASQARDLLSRMLVIDPERRISVDDALLHNYINVWYDEGEVNAPAPGPYDHSVDEREHTVDQWKELIYQEVMEYETSHNPVAVAQPADSAGSR; this is encoded by the exons ATGCCTTACCTGGGGCCTGACATGACATCCCGGCTGTCAGCCTTGTTCTACACGGTCGAGGTCGGGGACACAAAGTTCACCATCCTCAAACGCTACCAAAACCTCAAGCCAATTGGATCCGGAGCCCAGGGTATCGTCTG TGCGGCCTACGATACAGTGACAGCGCAAAATGTAGCCATCAAGAAGCTGTCCAGACCGTTTCAGAATGTAACACACGCGAAACGAGCTTACAGGGAATTCAAGCTCATGAAACTCGTGAACCATAAAAAC ATCATCGGACTTCTGAATGCATTCACACCTCAACGATCCTTGGACGAGTTCCAAGACGTCTACCTCGTTATGGAGCTGATGGATGCCAATCTGTGCCAGGTGATCCAAATGGATTTGGATCACGAACGCATGTCCTATCTCCTGTATCAGATGCTCTGTGGAATCAAGCACTTACATTCCGCTGGCATTATTCATAGG GATTTAAAGCCGAGCAATATTGTTGTGAAATCGGATTGTACCCTGAAAATATTGGACTTTGGTCTGGCCAGGACTGCCGGCACAACGTTCATGATGACGCCGTACGTCGTGACGCGATATTATCGAGCACCCGAG GTAATTCTTGGCATGGGATACAAAGAGAACGTGGATATCTGGTCGGTCGGATGCATTATGGGAGAGATGATTCGAGGTGGCGTCTTGTTCCCCGGAACCGATCACATTGATCAGTGGAACAAAATCATTG AGCAATTAGGAACACCCGCAGCAGAGTTTATGCAACGACTGCAGCCGACGGTGAGGAATTACGTTGAAAACAGGCCGAGATATCCTGGATATCCTTTCGACAGGCTTTTCCCAGACGTCTTGTTTCCGTCAGATTCCTCTGAACACAACAGGCTAAAAG CGAGTCAAGCCAGAGACCTTCTTTCACGTATGCTTGTCATCGATCCCGAGCGACGAATCTCTGTGGATGATGCGCTGCTGCATAACTACATCAACGTCTGGTATGACGAAGGAGAAGTTAACGCt CCTGCACCTGGACCGTATGATCACAGCGTCGATGAGAGGGAACACACCGTGGATCAGTGGAAGGAGTTAATTTATCAAGAAGTAATGGAATACGAAACAAGCCATAACCCAGTTGCCGTTGCACAACCCGCAGATTCAGCTGGATCACGGTAG